A window of uncultured Litoreibacter sp. contains these coding sequences:
- a CDS encoding ATP-binding protein, producing MGFLSNLFNSEPQMDDRLEELIGPLKSLLVCSALELPEYRYLDLYHAAAARAGDHAKVIESELMEELTQLLHTGRNQWTVRAIGKANRVPFANGPGSEEFLPNGCFWVYRSGDNSSAFVIRLLRNRVTGKAHLEAAAPSPELAEGIINDIVEASSRNSVYRGKILHLSYSSERRDEYGDVEKQEMLRVLFSPITPVGSADIVLSEQHRALLKRNVIDLATRRELLKANGVPPKRGVLLHGPPGTGKTYACRHLCNEMPEVTHIFVTGSSLANVGAVFSLARLFQPSVVFVEDADLMFNNRDVNMNTGILGELMDQMDGLRVHEAISVVMTTNAIDRMEDALKDRPGRISQCIYMGAPDADLRARFIRHQLRDYDSGHLDIGTLSAETDGASQAFIKEWVFRAVQIGCERLSGENGTVALQQTDFSEALSEMRLSEDRSAGKIIGF from the coding sequence ATGGGATTTTTGTCTAACCTTTTCAATTCCGAACCGCAGATGGACGACCGGCTGGAAGAGCTGATCGGCCCGTTGAAGTCTCTGTTGGTCTGCAGCGCGCTGGAGCTGCCGGAATACCGCTATCTCGACCTCTACCACGCAGCGGCGGCCCGTGCGGGCGACCACGCCAAAGTCATCGAATCCGAGCTGATGGAAGAGCTGACGCAGCTGCTGCATACCGGCCGCAACCAATGGACCGTGCGTGCCATCGGCAAGGCCAACCGGGTGCCTTTCGCAAACGGCCCCGGCAGCGAGGAGTTCCTGCCCAACGGCTGCTTTTGGGTGTATCGCAGCGGCGACAATAGCAGCGCATTTGTGATCCGGCTGCTGCGCAACCGGGTGACCGGCAAAGCGCATCTGGAGGCCGCCGCCCCCAGCCCGGAGCTGGCCGAAGGGATCATCAACGACATCGTTGAGGCGAGCAGCCGAAACTCCGTCTATCGTGGCAAGATCCTGCATCTGTCCTATAGCAGCGAACGGCGTGACGAATATGGCGACGTGGAGAAGCAGGAAATGCTGCGGGTTCTCTTCTCTCCGATCACCCCGGTGGGCAGCGCGGACATTGTGCTGAGCGAGCAGCACCGCGCCCTGCTGAAACGCAATGTCATCGATTTGGCGACTCGGCGGGAGCTGCTGAAGGCCAACGGCGTCCCTCCAAAACGAGGCGTGTTGCTGCACGGCCCGCCCGGCACCGGCAAAACCTATGCCTGCCGCCATCTGTGCAACGAGATGCCCGAGGTCACCCATATCTTTGTCACCGGCTCGTCTTTGGCCAATGTGGGGGCCGTGTTCTCGCTGGCGCGGCTGTTCCAGCCATCGGTGGTCTTTGTCGAAGACGCGGACCTGATGTTCAACAACCGCGACGTAAACATGAACACCGGCATATTGGGCGAGCTGATGGACCAGATGGACGGGCTGCGGGTGCATGAAGCCATCAGCGTGGTGATGACCACCAACGCCATCGACCGCATGGAAGACGCGCTGAAGGACCGGCCCGGGCGTATCAGCCAGTGCATCTACATGGGCGCCCCGGATGCGGACCTGCGGGCGCGGTTCATCCGCCATCAGCTGCGCGACTATGACAGCGGCCATCTTGATATCGGCACCCTGAGCGCGGAAACGGACGGTGCCAGCCAGGCCTTTATCAAGGAATGGGTATTCCGCGCCGTCCAGATCGGCTGCGAACGGCTGAGCGGTGAGAACGGAACCGTCGCGCTGCAGCAGACCGACTTTTCGGAGGCCCTGTCCGAGATGCGGCTGTCCGAAGACCGCTCGGCCGGCAAGATCATCGGGTTTTGA
- a CDS encoding DUF2235 domain-containing protein, whose protein sequence is MRLPNVMKRLLGHGLSMSGRLKHLAGFGPGEQTVHPSAAAARGPVTHVIILDGTMSSLEEGFETNAGRTFRLLSEMGPNKAVSLKYEAGIQWQGLSRAVDVLAGVGINRQIRRAYGFIASRYRPGDKIFLFGYSRGAYAVRSLAGVIDRVGLLRAEDATERNVRQAFRHYRIDPDSLIATSFRAAHCYDSAPVEMVGVWDTVRALGFRAPVLWRFSPVEHEFHSHALGNTVRNGFHALALNETRKAFSPVLWNCRPDFTGTLKQVWFPGSHGDVGGHLTGFEPARGLSNIPLVWMLENASRCGLPLPEGWQDRYPRDVNAPSVGTFRGWGKLFLQRRARVVGRDPSETAHESVFERKRGMARRLPWVRHPDMKRLRG, encoded by the coding sequence GTGCGCCTGCCTAACGTGATGAAAAGACTTTTGGGGCATGGGTTGTCCATGTCGGGGCGTCTCAAACATCTGGCGGGCTTTGGGCCCGGAGAGCAGACGGTCCACCCGTCCGCCGCCGCCGCGCGCGGTCCGGTCACCCATGTCATTATTCTCGACGGCACCATGTCCTCGCTGGAGGAAGGGTTTGAAACAAATGCGGGACGCACGTTCCGGCTGCTTTCCGAGATGGGGCCAAACAAAGCGGTGTCGTTGAAATACGAGGCGGGCATTCAGTGGCAGGGCCTGTCGCGGGCGGTCGACGTGCTGGCGGGGGTTGGCATCAACCGCCAGATCAGGCGCGCCTACGGGTTCATCGCCTCGCGCTACCGGCCTGGCGACAAAATCTTTCTGTTTGGCTATTCGCGCGGGGCCTATGCGGTGCGGTCACTGGCGGGTGTCATCGACCGCGTGGGCCTGCTGCGCGCCGAGGACGCGACCGAGCGGAACGTTCGCCAGGCCTTTCGCCATTACCGCATCGACCCTGACAGCCTGATCGCCACTTCCTTCCGCGCCGCCCATTGCTATGACAGCGCGCCGGTCGAAATGGTCGGCGTCTGGGATACGGTGCGCGCGCTGGGGTTTCGCGCACCGGTTTTGTGGCGCTTTTCGCCGGTGGAGCATGAATTTCATTCCCACGCGCTGGGCAACACGGTGCGCAACGGCTTCCACGCGCTCGCGCTGAACGAGACGCGCAAGGCGTTCTCGCCGGTGCTGTGGAACTGCCGCCCTGACTTTACCGGCACGCTGAAGCAGGTCTGGTTCCCCGGCAGCCATGGCGATGTGGGCGGGCATCTGACGGGGTTTGAGCCGGCGCGCGGTCTGTCCAACATCCCGCTGGTCTGGATGCTGGAAAACGCGTCCAGATGTGGCCTGCCGCTGCCTGAGGGCTGGCAGGACCGCTACCCGCGCGACGTCAACGCGCCGTCGGTCGGCACGTTTCGCGGCTGGGGCAAGCTGTTTTTGCAACGCCGGGCGCGGGTGGTTGGCCGCGACCCATCCGAGACGGCCCATGAAAGCGTGTTCGAGCGCAAACGCGGCATGGCGCGGCGCCTGCCCTGGGTACGCCACCCGGATATGAAAAGGCTGCGCGGGTAG
- a CDS encoding phytanoyl-CoA dioxygenase family protein yields MLASLPLDHGTLPAALRTQYWQDGFLFPVPVMDPAEAAEMRAELQQIERDWLDADLPLPLNTYKRVNANIVMPLAHRIAMHPGVLDVVEGVLGPDILVFSAEFFIKEPRTTQIVSMHQDLTYWGLGAVDGLVTAWVALSPATPASGCMDFVRGSHKDAILPHEDTFDANNLLSRGQEVAVDVDEADKVNIEIHPGQMSLHHGLTIHGSGPNVSDDRRIAAVIRYMRPDIVPAEGRTEAMLARGSDTSGRATLLPAPQANFEPAALALYEDVRQAQAKVMMDGAATNKGIYA; encoded by the coding sequence ATGCTTGCATCCCTGCCCCTGGATCACGGCACGCTGCCGGCCGCCCTTCGCACACAATACTGGCAGGACGGGTTCTTGTTCCCGGTTCCCGTCATGGACCCGGCCGAGGCCGCAGAGATGCGCGCGGAGCTGCAACAGATCGAACGCGACTGGCTGGACGCAGACCTTCCGCTGCCGCTCAACACTTACAAACGCGTCAACGCCAACATCGTGATGCCGCTGGCCCACCGCATTGCCATGCACCCCGGCGTGCTCGACGTGGTCGAGGGCGTTTTGGGGCCGGACATCCTGGTGTTTTCCGCCGAATTTTTCATCAAGGAGCCGCGCACCACGCAGATTGTGTCGATGCATCAGGATCTGACCTATTGGGGCCTTGGCGCGGTGGACGGGCTGGTCACGGCCTGGGTCGCGCTGTCGCCCGCCACGCCCGCCTCGGGATGCATGGATTTTGTGCGCGGCTCCCACAAAGACGCGATCTTGCCGCATGAGGACACGTTTGACGCCAACAACCTGCTGTCGCGCGGGCAGGAGGTGGCGGTGGATGTGGACGAGGCCGACAAGGTCAACATTGAAATTCACCCCGGCCAGATGAGCCTGCATCACGGCCTGACGATCCACGGATCCGGCCCGAATGTGTCGGATGACCGCCGCATCGCCGCCGTCATCCGCTATATGCGCCCCGACATTGTCCCCGCCGAGGGCCGGACCGAGGCGATGCTGGCGCGCGGGTCCGACACATCCGGGCGGGCCACTTTGCTACCCGCCCCACAAGCCAATTTTGAGCCCGCGGCCCTGGCGCTTTACGAGGACGTCCGCCAGGCGCAGGCAAAGGTGATGATGGACGGCGCTGCCACTAATAAGGGCATCTACGCCTGA
- a CDS encoding carboxymuconolactone decarboxylase family protein: MHPRLDYTKAAPDAFQAVYALERYVSEQSGIEPRLIHLLKLRASQINHCAYCVDLHTKEARRDGLSEQWIALVCVWRESPLFDARERALLAWVEAVTLVADEAVPDEIFDGMRAHFTDEEITKLTVAIGTINIWNRLSVGFQVTHPIDQA, from the coding sequence ATGCACCCTCGTCTGGATTACACCAAAGCCGCCCCTGATGCGTTTCAGGCGGTCTACGCGTTGGAACGCTATGTGTCCGAGCAATCCGGGATCGAGCCGCGGCTGATCCATCTGCTGAAGCTGCGGGCGTCGCAGATCAACCACTGCGCCTACTGCGTTGATTTGCATACCAAAGAGGCGCGGCGCGACGGGTTGAGCGAACAATGGATCGCGCTGGTCTGCGTCTGGCGGGAATCGCCCCTTTTCGACGCCCGCGAACGCGCTTTGCTGGCTTGGGTAGAGGCCGTGACCCTGGTTGCCGATGAGGCGGTGCCGGACGAGATTTTTGACGGCATGCGGGCCCATTTCACCGATGAAGAGATCACCAAACTGACGGTCGCGATCGGCACGATCAACATCTGGAACCGGCTGTCGGTTGGCTTTCAGGTGACCCACCCGATTGATCAGGCGTAG
- a CDS encoding Rrf2 family transcriptional regulator, whose product MKLGDGVEQAIHAVAMLAALPDGGLLSAAALAEFHGVSASYLLKHLQSLSRAGIIASEPGPTGGYKIAKSPDAISLLDIVLAVEGPEPAFRCREIRRNGPNPMPDGSFTAPCQINAAMLRAERAYRRELGRVTIAQLAREVEASDDGSIAARGCAFVELHMRPSNRQT is encoded by the coding sequence ATGAAACTTGGCGACGGTGTAGAGCAGGCTATTCATGCCGTGGCCATGCTGGCGGCGCTGCCGGATGGCGGGCTGCTGTCGGCGGCCGCCCTGGCGGAGTTTCACGGCGTCTCTGCCAGCTATCTGTTGAAGCACCTGCAATCGTTGTCGCGCGCCGGCATTATCGCCAGCGAGCCGGGGCCAACCGGCGGGTACAAGATCGCCAAGTCGCCCGACGCCATATCCCTGCTGGATATTGTGCTGGCGGTCGAGGGGCCGGAGCCCGCCTTCAGGTGCCGCGAAATCCGGCGCAACGGGCCGAACCCCATGCCGGATGGCAGCTTCACCGCCCCCTGCCAGATCAACGCCGCGATGTTGCGGGCCGAACGCGCCTACCGCCGGGAGCTTGGACGCGTCACCATCGCCCAGCTCGCCCGGGAGGTTGAGGCCAGCGACGACGGGTCCATCGCCGCGCGCGGCTGCGCCTTCGTGGAGCTGCACATGCGCCCCTCAAACCGACAAACCTAA
- a CDS encoding HD domain-containing protein → MDTVKFTAMKDGDKADYDLLHPLEVEYASGTADRLLTALVSLDETLSGYQVTRLGHSLQSATRAHRDGADIDWVVSALLHDIGDIFAPYNHDEYAASILKPFVREQCTWVVEKHGDFQMLYYGHHVGGNQHKRDAYKGHIYFDDCATFCERWDQSSFDPDYPHEDVAFFRDMVRAVFARDPYDPAVIRPGERVPLTSAVA, encoded by the coding sequence ATGGACACCGTCAAATTCACCGCCATGAAGGATGGCGACAAAGCCGATTACGACCTGCTGCACCCGCTAGAGGTCGAATATGCCTCGGGCACCGCCGACCGGCTGCTGACGGCCTTGGTGTCGTTGGATGAAACGCTGTCGGGGTATCAGGTCACCCGGCTGGGCCATTCGCTGCAATCGGCGACGCGGGCGCATCGCGACGGGGCCGACATCGACTGGGTGGTCTCCGCCCTGCTGCACGACATCGGCGACATCTTCGCGCCCTACAACCACGACGAATACGCGGCCTCGATCCTGAAACCCTTCGTGCGGGAGCAATGCACCTGGGTGGTCGAAAAGCACGGGGATTTCCAGATGCTGTATTACGGCCACCATGTGGGCGGGAACCAGCACAAGCGCGACGCCTATAAGGGTCATATCTACTTCGACGATTGCGCGACGTTTTGCGAGCGGTGGGACCAGTCGTCATTCGACCCCGACTACCCCCACGAGGACGTCGCGTTCTTCCGCGACATGGTGCGCGCCGTCTTCGCGCGGGACCCGTATGACCCGGCCGTGATCCGTCCGGGGGAAAGGGTGCCGCTGACGTCAGCCGTCGCATGA
- a CDS encoding valine--tRNA ligase — protein sequence MAMEKTFNAAEAEARLSAAWEKAGCFKAGANASRSETFCIMIPPPNVTGVLHMGHAFNNTLQDILIRWHRMRGFDTLWQPGTDHAGIATQMVVERQLMETQQPKRTEMGREKFLEKVWDWKAESGGTIINQLKRLGASCDYSREAFTMSGAPGAPDGNEGNFHDAVIKVFVEMYNKGLIYRGKRLVNWDPHFETAISDLEVENIETPGHMWHFKYPLAGGETYEYVEKDEDGNVTLRETRDYISIATTRPETMLGDGAVAVHPEDARYAPIVGKLCEIPVGPKEHRRLIPIITDEYPDMTFGSGAVKITGAHDFNDYEVAKRGGIPMYSLMDTKGAMRADGKPYAEEAEAAQKIANGDVPMPDESVIAAMNLVPEAYRGLDRFEARKAVVQDITDEGLAVMHSVPVIDEEDGQESSRLEPYVESKPIMQPFGDRSKVVIEPMLTDQWFVDTSQIVQPALDAVNDGRTRIMPEGDKKVYFHWLENIEPWCISRQLWWGHQIPVWYAGDFEYINGEVVPKANQNEGFVYRDNQKMKFCAVSRCEAENLARKTVASRLGEEPENIYFFDFFSPDNAKQYEEISGETLPIDEKSGLRVTPDILLRTLIAPQKLANGRWIYTLLRDPDVLDTWFSSGLWPIGTLGWPEETDEYKKYFPTSTLITGQDILFFWVARMMMMQLAVVDQVPFDTVYLHGLVRDAKGKKMSKSTGNVVDPLDIIDEFGADALRFTNAAMASLGGVLKLDTQRIAGYRNFGTKLWNAVRFAELNECFADGARQYGVCTDGVRDVHITQTVNKWIIGETAKVRETVDAALEAYRFNDAADALYKFVWGKVCDWYVELSKPLFYDGTDAQKAETREVMSWVLDQCMIMLHPTMPFITEELWGETYKRDELLAVTDWPTYQASDLVDENADREMNWVITLIESVRSARGEMNVPASLEVPLVQVDLDDAGQTAFANNEALIKKLARLGEVSTGEAPKGSVSIPVAGGNFALPLAGIVDVSAEKARLEKSLAKLAKELGGLRGRLNNPKFVASAPDEVVAEAKENLAAREEEEGKLKAALARLAELG from the coding sequence ATGGCGATGGAAAAGACATTCAATGCGGCCGAGGCCGAGGCGCGGCTGTCGGCGGCTTGGGAAAAAGCGGGCTGCTTCAAGGCCGGCGCAAATGCGAGCCGGTCCGAGACCTTCTGCATCATGATCCCACCCCCCAATGTGACGGGCGTTTTGCACATGGGCCACGCCTTCAACAACACGTTGCAGGACATTCTGATCCGCTGGCACCGGATGCGCGGCTTCGACACGCTGTGGCAGCCGGGCACCGACCACGCGGGCATCGCCACCCAGATGGTGGTGGAGCGCCAGCTGATGGAAACCCAGCAGCCCAAGCGCACCGAGATGGGGCGCGAAAAGTTCCTTGAAAAGGTCTGGGACTGGAAGGCCGAAAGCGGCGGCACCATCATCAACCAGCTCAAGCGGCTGGGCGCGTCCTGCGACTATTCCCGCGAGGCCTTCACCATGTCCGGCGCCCCGGGTGCGCCTGACGGAAACGAAGGCAATTTCCACGACGCCGTCATCAAGGTCTTTGTCGAGATGTACAACAAGGGCTTGATCTACCGCGGCAAGCGGCTGGTCAATTGGGACCCGCATTTCGAGACGGCGATCTCCGATCTGGAGGTCGAGAACATCGAGACGCCGGGCCATATGTGGCACTTCAAATACCCGTTGGCGGGCGGCGAAACCTATGAATATGTCGAGAAGGATGAGGATGGGAACGTCACCCTGCGCGAGACCCGCGACTACATCTCCATCGCCACGACCCGCCCCGAAACCATGCTCGGCGACGGCGCGGTTGCCGTCCATCCCGAAGACGCGCGCTACGCGCCTATTGTCGGCAAGCTCTGCGAAATCCCCGTCGGCCCGAAAGAGCATCGCCGCCTGATCCCGATCATCACGGATGAATATCCCGATATGACGTTCGGCTCGGGTGCCGTCAAAATCACCGGCGCGCATGACTTCAACGACTATGAGGTCGCCAAGCGCGGCGGCATCCCGATGTATTCGCTGATGGACACCAAAGGCGCGATGCGCGCCGACGGCAAACCCTATGCGGAGGAAGCCGAAGCCGCACAGAAAATCGCCAATGGCGACGTGCCAATGCCGGACGAGTCCGTGATCGCCGCGATGAACTTGGTGCCTGAGGCCTATCGCGGCTTGGATCGGTTCGAGGCGCGTAAGGCTGTCGTTCAAGACATCACCGACGAAGGCCTCGCCGTCATGCACTCCGTACCTGTCATTGACGAGGAAGACGGCCAAGAAAGCTCCCGCCTTGAGCCCTATGTCGAGAGCAAACCGATCATGCAGCCCTTCGGCGATCGCTCGAAGGTGGTGATCGAGCCGATGCTGACGGATCAATGGTTCGTCGACACGTCCCAAATCGTCCAGCCCGCGCTGGACGCGGTCAATGATGGCCGCACCCGGATCATGCCCGAGGGCGACAAGAAGGTGTATTTCCACTGGCTGGAAAACATCGAGCCTTGGTGTATTTCACGGCAGCTGTGGTGGGGTCATCAGATCCCGGTTTGGTATGCTGGAGATTTCGAATACATCAACGGCGAAGTCGTGCCAAAAGCAAATCAGAACGAAGGATTTGTATACCGTGACAATCAGAAAATGAAATTCTGCGCAGTGTCGCGCTGCGAAGCGGAAAACTTGGCACGCAAAACCGTCGCATCAAGGTTGGGCGAAGAACCAGAAAATATCTACTTCTTTGACTTTTTCAGTCCCGACAACGCGAAGCAATACGAAGAAATTTCGGGTGAAACACTTCCAATTGATGAAAAGTCCGGGTTACGCGTGACGCCTGACATACTGCTTAGAACGCTAATTGCGCCGCAAAAACTAGCCAACGGTCGATGGATATATACTCTTTTGCGCGACCCCGACGTCCTCGACACATGGTTTTCCTCCGGCCTTTGGCCCATCGGCACGCTCGGCTGGCCCGAGGAAACCGACGAATACAAAAAATACTTCCCGACCTCGACGCTGATCACCGGCCAGGACATCCTGTTCTTCTGGGTCGCCCGCATGATGATGATGCAGCTGGCCGTCGTCGATCAGGTCCCATTCGACACCGTCTACCTCCACGGTCTCGTCCGCGACGCCAAGGGCAAGAAGATGTCGAAATCCACCGGCAACGTGGTGGACCCGCTCGACATCATCGACGAGTTCGGCGCCGACGCGCTGCGCTTCACAAACGCGGCCATGGCCTCGCTTGGGGGCGTGCTGAAACTCGACACCCAGCGCATCGCGGGCTACCGCAATTTCGGCACCAAACTGTGGAACGCCGTGCGTTTTGCAGAGCTTAACGAATGCTTCGCTGATGGCGCGCGTCAGTACGGGGTGTGTACGGATGGTGTACGCGATGTGCACATCACTCAGACCGTTAACAAATGGATCATCGGGGAGACCGCCAAGGTCCGCGAAACGGTGGATGCGGCGCTTGAGGCCTACCGCTTCAACGACGCCGCCGACGCGTTGTACAAGTTCGTCTGGGGCAAGGTCTGCGACTGGTATGTCGAACTGTCCAAGCCCTTGTTTTACGACGGCACTGACGCGCAAAAGGCCGAGACGCGGGAGGTCATGAGCTGGGTTCTGGACCAATGCATGATCATGCTGCACCCCACCATGCCCTTCATCACCGAAGAGCTGTGGGGAGAGACCTACAAGCGCGACGAGCTGCTGGCCGTCACCGACTGGCCCACCTACCAAGCCTCTGATTTGGTTGACGAAAACGCCGACCGCGAAATGAACTGGGTCATCACGTTGATCGAATCCGTCCGCTCCGCCCGCGGCGAAATGAACGTGCCTGCCTCGCTGGAAGTGCCGCTGGTGCAGGTTGATCTGGACGACGCGGGCCAAACCGCTTTCGCCAATAACGAAGCGCTGATCAAGAAGCTCGCGCGGTTGGGTGAGGTCAGCACCGGCGAGGCTCCGAAGGGCTCCGTTTCCATCCCAGTGGCGGGCGGCAACTTCGCCCTGCCGCTGGCCGGCATTGTCGACGTCAGCGCCGAAAAAGCGAGGTTGGAGAAGAGCTTAGCAAAACTCGCCAAAGAGCTCGGCGGTTTGCGTGGCCGGTTGAACAACCCCAAATTCGTGGCCTCCGCGCCTGACGAGGTGGTGGCCGAAGCCAAAGAAAACCTCGCCGCCCGCGAAGAGGAAGAAGGCAAGTTGAAAGCCGCCCTCGCGCGGTTGGCTGAACTGGGATAA
- a CDS encoding crotonase/enoyl-CoA hydratase family protein has translation MSLVTTEIADRIAVVTLNRPDKLNAISLDMLDAVIDAAHALKGADIGCVVLAGAGRAFCAGIDIMSLSSLLGQDMEEVLVKRTHGDTNRFQEFALAWRDLDVPVIAALHGACFGAGLQLALGADIRVAAPDAKLSVMEMKWGLVPDMGGMVLLPPLVRGDILRRLTYTAEIIDAAQALDWGLVTEIADDPLAQAMELAIRIAGQSPSAIRAAKRLIGEAETEGRADVLMSESVEQAALIGTPDQMAAIARGIAKK, from the coding sequence ATGAGCCTTGTAACTACCGAGATTGCCGACCGCATCGCCGTGGTCACCTTGAACCGACCTGATAAGTTGAACGCTATCAGCCTCGATATGCTGGACGCGGTGATCGACGCCGCCCATGCGTTGAAAGGCGCAGATATTGGTTGTGTGGTGCTGGCTGGCGCGGGGCGCGCGTTTTGCGCGGGCATCGACATCATGTCGCTCTCCAGCCTGCTGGGGCAGGACATGGAGGAGGTGTTGGTCAAACGCACCCATGGCGACACCAACCGGTTTCAGGAATTCGCGCTTGCCTGGCGGGACCTCGACGTTCCGGTCATTGCAGCGTTGCACGGCGCGTGTTTCGGGGCGGGGCTGCAGCTGGCCTTGGGGGCCGATATTCGGGTGGCTGCGCCCGACGCGAAACTGTCCGTGATGGAGATGAAATGGGGGCTGGTCCCCGATATGGGCGGCATGGTGTTGCTGCCGCCGCTGGTGCGCGGCGACATCCTGCGCCGCCTGACCTACACGGCCGAGATCATCGACGCGGCCCAAGCGCTGGACTGGGGGTTGGTGACCGAAATAGCGGATGATCCACTGGCGCAGGCCATGGAGCTGGCCATCCGGATTGCAGGTCAAAGTCCCAGCGCCATCCGCGCGGCGAAGCGGTTGATCGGGGAGGCGGAAACCGAGGGACGCGCCGATGTGCTGATGTCGGAATCGGTAGAACAAGCCGCCTTGATCGGAACACCCGACCAAATGGCCGCAATCGCGCGCGGCATTGCAAAGAAATAG
- a CDS encoding Tat pathway signal protein yields the protein MPNLTRRGFIAATVAAGSVRALPQIAKAPPARRILTLVYDKSVGAVRAVERVVR from the coding sequence ATGCCCAACCTCACCCGTCGCGGCTTTATCGCGGCCACCGTCGCCGCAGGCTCGGTCCGAGCGCTGCCGCAGATCGCCAAAGCCCCGCCTGCGCGGCGCATCCTGACGTTGGTCTATGATAAGTCCGTTGGCGCAGTGCGCGCCGTGGAGCGGGTCGTAAGGTAA
- a CDS encoding pyridoxal phosphate-dependent aminotransferase encodes MTGSRYTPLAQSLPASVPFVGPEAHERARGAAFDARLGANESIFGPSPKAIAAMQKAASEVWMYGDPESHDLRHAVAAHHDVDPANVMIGEGIDCLLGYLVRLLIGPGDAVVTSDGAYPTFNYHVAGFGGALHKVPYVDDKEDPDSLLAMARETNAKLIYFANPDNPMGSWHDPAAVQHMIDAVPEGCLLVLDEAYVELAPGSVSPPIDTSNANVIRMRTFSKGYGMAGARVGYSIGEAGLIDAFNKIRNHFGMCRISQAGALAALQDQGYLADVQAKVAAARDRISLIAQENGLTPLPSATNFVAIDCGKDGDHARAVLAALIQQGVFVRMPFVAPQDRCIRISCGPEADLDIFAAALPKALSALP; translated from the coding sequence ATGACAGGCTCCAGATACACCCCGCTCGCCCAATCTTTGCCCGCCTCAGTCCCTTTTGTCGGCCCCGAGGCTCACGAACGCGCCCGAGGCGCGGCATTCGACGCAAGACTTGGCGCCAATGAGAGCATCTTCGGCCCCTCCCCCAAGGCGATCGCCGCGATGCAAAAGGCCGCCAGCGAGGTTTGGATGTATGGCGATCCGGAAAGCCATGACCTGCGCCACGCAGTGGCGGCCCATCACGACGTGGACCCTGCCAACGTGATGATTGGCGAAGGCATCGACTGCCTGCTGGGGTACCTGGTCCGCTTGCTTATCGGTCCGGGCGACGCCGTCGTCACAAGCGACGGGGCCTACCCGACGTTCAACTACCATGTCGCAGGTTTTGGCGGCGCGCTGCACAAAGTGCCTTACGTGGACGACAAAGAGGACCCGGACAGCCTGCTCGCCATGGCGCGCGAAACCAACGCCAAGCTGATCTACTTCGCCAACCCCGACAACCCGATGGGCAGCTGGCATGACCCCGCCGCCGTGCAGCACATGATCGACGCGGTGCCCGAGGGCTGCCTGCTGGTACTGGACGAGGCCTATGTAGAGCTGGCACCGGGCAGCGTCTCGCCGCCGATTGACACCTCGAACGCAAATGTGATCCGCATGCGCACGTTTTCCAAGGGCTACGGCATGGCCGGCGCGCGGGTGGGGTACTCGATTGGCGAGGCCGGGCTGATCGACGCCTTCAACAAGATCCGCAACCATTTCGGCATGTGCCGCATCAGCCAGGCCGGGGCCTTGGCCGCGCTGCAAGACCAAGGCTATCTGGCGGATGTGCAGGCCAAAGTCGCCGCCGCGCGCGACCGTATCTCATTGATTGCGCAAGAAAACGGGCTGACCCCGCTGCCCTCCGCCACCAACTTTGTCGCGATTGATTGCGGCAAAGACGGAGACCATGCCCGCGCGGTGCTGGCCGCGCTGATCCAGCAAGGCGTCTTCGTGCGCATGCCCTTCGTGGCCCCGCAAGACCGCTGCATCCGCATCAGCTGCGGGCCAGAGGCCGATCTGGACATATTCGCAGCCGCCCTTCCCAAGGCCCTGAGCGCCCTTCCCTAA